The nucleotide window GTCACCGCCTTTTCTATTACCCAAGAAGGATACAATAATACAGACAGATTGTTTCAAGAAATAGAAGAACTCATTCCTAGTTTAAGACAATTTAGCCCCTTAGATCGTCAACAAATCGAAACTTTTTTAAGAGAAAACCAAATTTCTAGGGCAGTACGGGCGGGCATTGATATCGCATTATATGATTGGTTAGGAAAAAAAGCTCATTTACCTCTGTGGCAATTATGGGGACTCGATCGCAGTCGTATTGTTCCCACTTCGGTGACAGTGGGGATAAGTTCACCGGAAGAAGCTCGAACTAGAGTGAGAAACTGGACAGAAATTATAGATGTTAAAATAGTTAAGGTTAAATTAGGCTCACCAGAGGGAATTGAAGCCGATCAACGGATGTTATTAGCCATTCGAGAAGAACTCCCTAAAGCTAGACTGACAGTAGATGCTAATGGGGGATGGAATCTAGAAAATTCCTTGAAAATGTGTTACTGGTTGGCACAACAAGGGGTAGAATATGTCGAGCAACCGTTAGCCGTAGGAGAGGAAGAAAAGTTATCTTTATTATATCCGCGATCGCCGCTCCCTATCTTTGTGGATGAAAGTTGTTTTACCAGTGAAGATATACCGAAGTTAGCCTCCCGTGTTGATGGAATTAATATTAAAATTATGAAAGCCGGGGGATTAACTGAAGTGATGCGGATGATTGATGTGGCTAAAGGATGTCGGTTAAAAGTGATGTTTGGTTGTTATTCTGATAGTAGTTTAGCTAATACGGCGATGTGTCATTTAGCTCCTTTGGCCGATTATTTAGATTTAGATAGTCATCTAAATTTAATTGACGATCCATTTACTGGGGTAACGTTAGAACAAGGCCGTTTACTCCCTAATGATTTACCCGGTTTAGGAATTCAGTTAACCGTTCAGAGGAACGGGAAAAAAACTAATAACTAATGTACAGACGTTGCATGCAACGCCTCTACGACTAATAACTAATGACTAATGACTAATGACTAATAACCAACAAAAATTAACTTCACAACATCGGGTAGTTATTCTTCTTCATGAAGGAATAAAAGGAACTCATGGAAAAACCGGATTAGCTTATTTACGTTACGGAAAAAGTCCAATTGTTGCAGTCATTGATAGCGAATCTGCCGATCAATCTTTACCCCAACTAACTAAAATTGACAAAAAAATTCCTATTGTTAAAAATATAGAAGACGCTTTAACCTATCATCCTGATGTTTTATTAATTGGTATTGCCCCTTCGGGAGGAATATTACCGGATGCGTGGCTAGAAGAAGTCAAAAAGGCAGTAAAGGCAGGTGTATCGGTCGTCAATGGGTTACATACAGCTATTGCTCCCCAATTTAACAGTTTACAGGAAAATCAATGGATTTGGGATATCCGCCAAGAACCCCCAGGATTAATTGTTGGGAAAGCTAGAGCGCGATCGCTTTCTTGTCGTCGGATGCTGACAGTGGGAACAGATATGAGTGTGGGGAAAATGTCTACCAGTCTGGAAATCAATGCAGCAGCACAACGACGGGGGATAAAGTCTAAATTTTTGGCGACTGGACAAGGAGGAATTATGATCGAGGGGGATGGGATACCCTTAGATGCGATCCGAGTCGATTATGCGGCGGGAGCAGTGGAGCAAATGGTGTTAAAGTGGGGAAATGAGTATGATTTATTACTCGTTGAAGGACAAGGATCGTTAGTTCATCCCGGTTCAACTGCCACTTTACCCTTAATTCGAGGCTCTCAACCTACAGATTTAATTTTAGTCCATCGCGCCGGACAAAAACATATCCAAAGTTTACCCCAAATTCTCATTCCTCCTCTATCAGACGTGGTTCAGTTATATAATCAGGTGGCAAGTGTTTATGGGACATTTGGAGATGTGCGGGTAAAAGCGATCGCTCTCAATACCTTCCATTTAGATGAACAAAGCGCCAAGGATGCGATCGCTCAAGTAGAGACAGAAACCGGACTGCCTTGTACTGATGTAGTGAGATTTGGAGCAGATTCACTATTAGAAAAAGTTTATTAAGATATATGAGATAATTTTTCATAATCCCTAAACTCAAGAAAGAACTATCCAATCTCAAAGATTATGCAAAACGTCCTACAAATGTCTGGTGAAGCACGCTCTATATTTGAAGCCATTAAGGAGCGTCAGTTCCCTAAACTGGTAGGCCGATGTGCGCCAAGGGATGCGGATATA belongs to Gloeothece citriformis PCC 7424 and includes:
- a CDS encoding dipeptide epimerase; its protein translation is MELSVTPFTVHKRFALTISRGTSSENTNLWVRIEDQGIEGWGEVTAFSITQEGYNNTDRLFQEIEELIPSLRQFSPLDRQQIETFLRENQISRAVRAGIDIALYDWLGKKAHLPLWQLWGLDRSRIVPTSVTVGISSPEEARTRVRNWTEIIDVKIVKVKLGSPEGIEADQRMLLAIREELPKARLTVDANGGWNLENSLKMCYWLAQQGVEYVEQPLAVGEEEKLSLLYPRSPLPIFVDESCFTSEDIPKLASRVDGINIKIMKAGGLTEVMRMIDVAKGCRLKVMFGCYSDSSLANTAMCHLAPLADYLDLDSHLNLIDDPFTGVTLEQGRLLPNDLPGLGIQLTVQRNGKKTNN
- a CDS encoding DUF1611 domain-containing protein; this translates as MTNNQQKLTSQHRVVILLHEGIKGTHGKTGLAYLRYGKSPIVAVIDSESADQSLPQLTKIDKKIPIVKNIEDALTYHPDVLLIGIAPSGGILPDAWLEEVKKAVKAGVSVVNGLHTAIAPQFNSLQENQWIWDIRQEPPGLIVGKARARSLSCRRMLTVGTDMSVGKMSTSLEINAAAQRRGIKSKFLATGQGGIMIEGDGIPLDAIRVDYAAGAVEQMVLKWGNEYDLLLVEGQGSLVHPGSTATLPLIRGSQPTDLILVHRAGQKHIQSLPQILIPPLSDVVQLYNQVASVYGTFGDVRVKAIALNTFHLDEQSAKDAIAQVETETGLPCTDVVRFGADSLLEKVY